From the genome of Schaalia dentiphila ATCC 17982, one region includes:
- a CDS encoding WecB/TagA/CpsF family glycosyltransferase — protein sequence MTATSTPAGGEAEPEAAGAVGAPATDPAFDAMAQRVLTRGHTTTWLNHWSLLHADFRALARMHTVGFDGTLLQMRLRAAGHEVARTSADLVLPHVFERLEDGTRITLIGAVPEAGQAAAERLHRFDVQVIDGYEGLRRLKADPSVLTAFDPRLVIVGLGAGLQEVVASFVLDLLPEVSVCTAGGWIDQYARAADDYFPTWVHAARLGWAWRIAHEPKRLIKRYTVEALDFVAHAPELISRLEAMGSFDDLGLVGGVTFADRG from the coding sequence ATGACCGCGACGTCAACTCCCGCCGGCGGCGAGGCTGAACCCGAAGCCGCCGGCGCGGTCGGCGCCCCCGCGACCGATCCCGCGTTCGACGCGATGGCACAGCGCGTGCTCACTCGAGGGCACACGACCACGTGGCTCAACCACTGGTCCCTCCTGCATGCCGACTTCCGTGCGCTTGCCCGCATGCACACCGTCGGCTTCGATGGGACCCTCCTGCAGATGCGTCTGCGCGCAGCAGGCCACGAGGTCGCCCGCACCTCTGCGGACCTCGTCCTGCCGCACGTCTTCGAACGCCTTGAGGATGGCACCCGCATTACCCTCATCGGGGCTGTGCCCGAGGCCGGTCAGGCCGCAGCCGAGCGCCTGCATCGCTTCGATGTACAGGTCATTGACGGGTATGAGGGGCTTCGTCGGCTGAAGGCCGATCCTTCGGTGCTCACTGCCTTCGATCCGCGCCTCGTGATCGTCGGCCTGGGGGCCGGCCTCCAGGAGGTCGTCGCGTCGTTCGTTCTCGACCTCCTGCCCGAGGTATCCGTGTGCACTGCGGGCGGTTGGATCGACCAGTACGCGCGCGCTGCCGACGACTATTTCCCGACCTGGGTGCACGCCGCCCGCCTCGGGTGGGCCTGGCGCATCGCGCACGAGCCCAAGCGGCTCATCAAGCGCTACACCGTCGAAGCCCTCGACTTCGTCGCTCACGCGCCCGAGCTCATCTCGCGGCTCGAGGCAATGGGTAGCTTCGACGATCTCGGACTGGTCGGTGGCGTGACGTTCGCTGACCGAGGTTGA